One segment of Triticum aestivum cultivar Chinese Spring chromosome 2A, IWGSC CS RefSeq v2.1, whole genome shotgun sequence DNA contains the following:
- the LOC123184278 gene encoding probable amidase At4g34880 — translation MPRPLVAVLVAALVLVLELPGAHGFQIEEATVASIQLGFNNGSLTSMELVRFYLDRISRLNPLLHAVIEVNPDALRQAARADAERCSGRRRRAIGALHGVPVLLKDNIATRDALNTTAGSFAMLGSVVRRDAGVVRRLRRAGAVVLGKANMDEWANFRSFSGGGWSARGGKGRNPYVLSATPCGSSTGSAIAASASMAAVTLGTETDGSILCPASLNSVVGIKPTVGLTSRAGVIPITPRQDTIGPICRTVADAVHVLDAIVGYDALDAIATMQASKYIPRGGYMQFLKKDGLRGKRIGVPNGFFNFPNGTAQQMVYERHLSTMRKQGAIVIENLDIENLSVLLDFQNNGQLIALPAEFKLSLNSYLSNLLYSPVRSLAEIIAFNNAHPVEENMKENGQTIFLVAENTTGIGALEREAISQLNKLSANGLKKLMREHELDAIATPNNAASSVLAIDGLPAITVPAGYGKLGVPFGLCFSGLRGYEPRLIEMAYAFEHVTMARKMPTFLP, via the exons ATGCCTCGGCCGCTCGTGGCAGTCCTCGTCGCCGCCCTCGTGCTCGTCCTCGAGCTCCCCGGTGCCCATGGCTTCCAGATCGAGGAGGCAACCGTGGCCAGCATCCAGCTCGGCTTCAACAACGGGAGCCTCACCTCCATGGAGCTCGTCCGGTTCTACCTCGACCGCATCAGCCGCCTCAACCCGCTGCTGCACGCCGTCATCGAGGTCAACCCAGACGCGCTCCGGCAGGCGGCCCGTGCGGACGCGGAgcgctgctccggccgccgccgtcgagcCATCGGCGCGCTGCACGGCGTGCCTGTCCTGCTCAAGGACAACATCGCCACGCGCGACGCGCTTAACACGACGGCCGGGTCGTTCGCGATGCTCGGCTCCGTGGTGAGGCGGGACGCCGGCGTGGTGCGCAGGCTGCGGCGCGCCGGGGCCGTGGTGCTCGGCAAGGCGAACATGGACGAGTGGGCCAACTTCCGCAGCTTCTCGGGCGGCGGCTGGAGTGCCCGCGGCGGCAAGGGAAGG AACCCCTACGTGCTGTCGGCGACGCCGTGTGGGTCGAGCACGGGGTCGGCGATCGCGGCGTCGGCGAGCATGGCGGCGGTGACGCTGGGGACCGAGACGGACGGCTCGATACTCTGCCCGGCGTCGCTGAACTCGGTGGTGGGGATCAAGCCCACGGTGGGGTTGACCAGCCGGGCTGGGGTTATTCCCATCACACCACGCCAAGACACTATCGG GCCGATTTGCCGCACGGTGGCTGATGCAGTCCACGTGCTGGACGCCATCGTCGGCTATGATGCTCTCGACGCTATTGCCACGATGCAAGCTTCCAAGTACATCCCTCGTGGTGGATACATGCAGTTCTTGAAAAAAGATGGCCTTAGAGGGAAGAGAATAGGCGTTCCTAATGGTTTCTTCAACTTCCCAAATGGGACGGCGCAACAAATGGTCTACGAGCGACATCTCAGCACAATGAG GAAACAAGGAGCAATCGTGATTGAGAACCTTGACATAGAGAATTTAAGTGTCCTATTGGATTTCCAAAACAATGGCCAACTGATCGCATTACCAGCAGAGTTCAAGTTAAGCCTCAACTCCTATCTGTCAAACTTATTATATTCCCCAGTTCGGTCGCTTGCAGAGATCATAGCTTTCAACAATGCACATCCTGTTGAG GAAAACATGAAGGAAAATGGTCAAACCATATTCCTGGTGGCTGAGAACACGACGGGCATCGGTGCCTTGGAGCGAGAGGCGATCAGTCAGTTAAATAAGCTGTCCGCCAACGGGTTGAAGAAGTTGATGAGGGAGCACGAGCTAGACGCCATAGCGACACCTAATAATGCAGCATCCTCGGTGCTCGCCATCGACGGCTTGCCGGCCATCACCGTGCCGGCAGGGTACGGCAAGCTGGGGGTGCCGTTTGGTCTTTGCTTTAGCGGGCTGAGAGGGTATGAACCGAGGCTGATCGAAATGGCGTATGCCTTCGAGCATGTTACCATGGCCAGAAAGATGCCCACATTCTTACCATAG